Proteins co-encoded in one Sporosarcina sp. FSL K6-1522 genomic window:
- the ssb gene encoding single-stranded DNA-binding protein, with the protein MINRVVLVGRLTKDPELKYTQTGIAVTRFTLAVNRAFQSASGEREADFISCVAWRKQAENIANFLRKGSLVGVDGRIQTGSFEGQDGKRVYTTEVVADSTQFLEPRNASPDRSSSGPAYGAPAPSYAPQQNEQPYYQNQQPSQQYQQPSQQYQQPNQQNYARTDEDPFSTGGGPIEVSDDDLPF; encoded by the coding sequence ATGATTAACCGAGTTGTTTTAGTAGGGCGATTGACGAAAGATCCCGAGCTTAAATATACACAAACCGGCATTGCGGTGACACGTTTTACGTTAGCTGTAAACCGGGCTTTTCAAAGCGCATCAGGCGAAAGGGAAGCTGATTTTATCAGTTGTGTAGCTTGGAGAAAACAGGCTGAGAACATTGCGAACTTTTTAAGAAAAGGAAGTCTTGTCGGAGTAGATGGTCGTATTCAAACGGGTAGCTTCGAAGGACAAGACGGCAAGCGTGTTTATACAACGGAAGTTGTAGCGGATAGCACGCAGTTTCTTGAACCACGTAATGCATCACCTGATAGATCTAGTTCTGGACCTGCTTATGGAGCACCGGCACCATCTTATGCTCCGCAGCAGAACGAGCAACCGTACTATCAGAATCAGCAGCCAAGTCAACAGTACCAACAACCAAGTCAACAATATCAACAACCGAATCAGCAAAACTATGCACGTACTGACGAAGATCCATTTTCGACAGGCGGCGGCCCGATTGAAGTATCGGACGACGACTTGCCGTTCTAA
- the rpsF gene encoding 30S ribosomal protein S6, with product MRKYEIMYIIRPTVEDEAKKALIARFDEILTSNGAEIIESKEWGKRRLAYEIDDLREGFYQLVKANAGTEAVNEFTRLANINEDILRHMVVRLDA from the coding sequence ATGAGAAAGTACGAAATCATGTACATCATTCGCCCAACGGTAGAAGATGAAGCTAAAAAAGCATTGATCGCACGTTTTGACGAAATTCTTACTTCTAACGGCGCAGAAATCATCGAGTCGAAAGAGTGGGGCAAGCGTCGTCTTGCTTACGAAATCGACGATCTACGTGAAGGTTTCTACCAGCTTGTAAAAGCTAACGCAGGAACTGAAGCGGTTAATGAATTTACACGTCTTGCGAACATCAACGAAGATATTCTTCGCCATATGGTTGTCCGCCTTGACGCTTAA
- a CDS encoding DUF3267 domain-containing protein codes for MILLQELPQPNNIIDIDLPKVAKKSIIITLVSLVGLLATNGMIEQQPSLSITLWTVILFMIGYIVLIVVHELFHLLGFRLFGGVPWKSMIIGVNWKLGVAYATTDKLMTNRAIRKALLLPFWTTGVVPAIIGLWLGNNLLLALAALLIGGAAGDFAMYKELRKLPDDWLIRDDPELPRLYVYAPDQLSEHR; via the coding sequence GTGATTTTGTTGCAAGAACTTCCGCAACCTAACAACATAATCGATATTGACTTACCGAAAGTTGCAAAGAAAAGTATCATCATTACACTTGTTTCGCTAGTTGGATTGCTAGCCACCAACGGTATGATTGAACAACAGCCGTCTTTGTCGATTACTCTATGGACCGTAATACTCTTTATGATTGGCTACATCGTACTTATCGTTGTGCACGAATTATTCCATTTACTTGGCTTCCGCTTGTTTGGAGGCGTGCCATGGAAAAGTATGATTATCGGTGTGAACTGGAAATTAGGTGTTGCTTATGCCACGACGGATAAGCTGATGACAAACCGTGCGATTCGGAAGGCGCTGCTGCTTCCTTTTTGGACAACAGGTGTTGTCCCCGCCATTATCGGTCTTTGGCTCGGAAATAACCTGCTACTCGCACTAGCTGCATTGCTCATTGGTGGTGCAGCTGGCGACTTCGCAATGTATAAAGAGCTACGTAAATTACCAGATGATTGGCTTATACGAGACGATCCAGAGTTGCCTAGGTTATACGTGTATGCACCTGATCAATTATCAGAACATAGATAG
- the ychF gene encoding redox-regulated ATPase YchF: MALTAGIVGLPNVGKSTLFNAITKAGAEAANYPFCTIDPNVGIVEVPDERLDKLTELVTPKKTVPTAFEFTDIAGIVEGASKGEGLGNKFLSHIREVDAICQVVRCFADENITHVSGKVNPIDDIEVINLELILADMESVEKRLTRVTKMAKQKDKEAMAEEPVLLKLKEAFENEQPARSVDFTPEEYNLIKGMHLLTIKPMLYVANVDEDEIADADNNEYVKVVREFAEKDNAQVIIVCAKIEEEMAELEDEEKAMFLEELGIQESGLDQLIKAAYNLLGLATYFTAGVQEVRAWTFRKGMKAPQCAGIIHTDFERGFIRAETVAYDDLVETGSMTAAKEAGKVRLEGKEYIVKDGDVLLFRFNV, from the coding sequence ATGGCATTAACAGCTGGAATTGTTGGTCTTCCGAACGTAGGAAAGTCCACTTTATTCAATGCAATTACAAAAGCGGGAGCAGAGGCTGCGAACTATCCATTCTGTACAATCGATCCCAACGTGGGGATTGTTGAAGTACCAGATGAAAGATTGGATAAGCTGACTGAACTTGTGACGCCGAAGAAAACAGTTCCAACAGCATTCGAATTTACTGATATCGCTGGGATTGTTGAAGGGGCAAGTAAAGGTGAAGGTCTTGGGAACAAATTCTTATCACATATCCGCGAAGTAGATGCAATTTGTCAGGTTGTACGTTGCTTTGCGGACGAAAATATCACGCATGTATCTGGTAAAGTAAATCCAATCGATGATATTGAAGTCATTAACTTGGAACTTATTTTAGCAGATATGGAAAGCGTTGAAAAACGTTTAACGCGTGTCACTAAAATGGCGAAACAAAAAGATAAAGAAGCAATGGCGGAAGAGCCAGTGCTTCTTAAGTTGAAGGAAGCATTTGAGAACGAACAACCAGCTCGTTCGGTCGACTTCACACCTGAAGAATATAACCTGATTAAAGGTATGCACCTATTAACGATTAAGCCGATGCTTTATGTGGCAAACGTTGATGAGGATGAAATTGCCGATGCAGATAATAACGAATATGTAAAAGTCGTTCGTGAATTTGCTGAAAAAGACAATGCACAAGTAATTATTGTTTGTGCGAAGATTGAGGAAGAAATGGCAGAGCTTGAAGACGAAGAGAAGGCGATGTTCCTTGAAGAGCTCGGGATTCAAGAATCAGGTCTCGATCAATTGATCAAGGCGGCTTACAACTTGCTTGGTTTAGCGACATATTTCACAGCAGGTGTACAGGAAGTTCGCGCATGGACATTCCGTAAAGGGATGAAAGCACCGCAATGTGCAGGGATTATCCATACGGACTTTGAACGTGGTTTCATCCGTGCGGAAACAGTTGCTTATGACGACCTAGTGGAAACAGGTTCAATGACAGCTGCAAAAGAAGCTGGGAAAGTCCGACTTGAAGGGAAAGAATACATTGTCAAAGACGGCGATGTACTGCTATTCCGCTTTAACGTATAA
- a CDS encoding DUF951 domain-containing protein, giving the protein MSEKEFGLHDVVEMKKQHPCGTNAWKIIRMGADIRIKCEGCGHSVMIPRNQFAKKMKKILVKAES; this is encoded by the coding sequence ATGTCGGAAAAAGAATTTGGTTTACATGATGTTGTTGAGATGAAAAAACAGCATCCATGTGGAACGAATGCATGGAAAATCATTCGCATGGGTGCAGATATTCGTATTAAATGTGAAGGCTGCGGGCATAGCGTGATGATTCCGCGTAACCAATTTGCGAAAAAGATGAAAAAAATCTTAGTCAAAGCAGAATCTTGA
- a CDS encoding mechanosensitive ion channel family protein, with protein sequence MKFFEKAEAFLFNQETWEALATTAVRNIFIIVLATVVVKVGQFIIRRIFNVKFKGLIRHSERREMTLLKLLENALAYVIYFSAILAILTEFSIDVKGLLAGAGVLGLAVGFGAQSLVKDVISGFFIIFEDQFSVGDYVKIGVTEGVVEEIGLRTTKIKSFTGELSILPNGTISQVVNYSVENSLAIVDVSIPFEVGVEEVEREIEKYLANVFKKNDDIINKPKLLGAYNFTESEVIVRVIAETKPMRHYDCTRTIGVGLKKYLGQQGIEIPYPTLVTKSFDNL encoded by the coding sequence GTGAAGTTCTTTGAAAAAGCAGAAGCGTTTCTATTCAATCAAGAAACTTGGGAGGCGCTTGCTACAACAGCAGTAAGAAACATTTTCATTATTGTGCTTGCCACGGTCGTTGTGAAGGTTGGGCAGTTTATTATTCGTCGCATTTTTAATGTGAAATTTAAAGGATTGATTCGCCATTCTGAACGTCGTGAAATGACATTGTTGAAATTACTTGAAAATGCGTTGGCCTATGTCATCTATTTCTCGGCGATTCTTGCGATTTTGACTGAATTCTCAATAGATGTGAAAGGGCTTCTTGCAGGGGCTGGTGTACTGGGGCTTGCAGTTGGTTTTGGAGCACAGAGTCTGGTGAAAGATGTGATTTCCGGTTTCTTCATCATCTTTGAAGATCAGTTTTCTGTAGGCGACTATGTGAAAATTGGCGTAACAGAAGGTGTTGTAGAAGAAATAGGACTACGTACAACGAAAATCAAGAGTTTTACAGGAGAACTATCCATATTGCCGAATGGAACGATTAGCCAGGTTGTAAACTATTCGGTGGAAAACTCATTGGCCATTGTGGATGTCTCCATTCCTTTTGAAGTAGGTGTAGAAGAAGTAGAGCGAGAAATCGAGAAGTATTTAGCGAATGTGTTTAAGAAGAATGATGACATTATCAATAAGCCGAAATTGCTTGGTGCATATAATTTCACAGAATCAGAAGTTATTGTGCGTGTCATAGCGGAAACAAAACCGATGCGGCATTATGATTGCACAAGAACAATTGGCGTAGGGCTGAAGAAATATTTAGGTCAACAAGGAATAGAAATTCCCTATCCGACTTTGGTGACCAAGTCATTTGATAATTTATAA
- the yyaC gene encoding spore protease YyaC yields the protein MRATLTSPYNHRIHYKETGAVWKLSTLFLEHIPFDTHELIFFCIGTDRSTGDTLGPLTGSHLSESPLFPFPVVGTLEKPLHALNLQQQLEEIQLANPSAFIVAIDACLGKSSSIGQLLLHDGPIQPGKAVGKDLPPVGDISIKGIVNVAGFMEHAVLQSTRLHLPFEMSKILARALQLAYGRYKS from the coding sequence ATGCGAGCTACGCTTACTTCACCTTATAATCATCGTATCCATTACAAAGAAACTGGCGCCGTTTGGAAACTCAGTACATTATTCCTCGAACACATTCCCTTTGATACACATGAATTAATCTTTTTCTGCATCGGAACTGACCGATCTACAGGCGATACATTAGGGCCACTTACCGGCTCCCATCTTTCAGAATCACCATTATTTCCATTTCCTGTAGTCGGAACGTTAGAAAAGCCATTACACGCCCTTAATTTACAACAACAGTTGGAAGAAATACAACTCGCAAATCCCTCCGCATTCATCGTAGCTATTGACGCTTGCTTAGGAAAAAGTAGTTCCATTGGCCAACTGTTGCTACATGATGGGCCCATACAACCAGGTAAAGCTGTTGGCAAAGATTTACCACCAGTCGGTGATATCTCCATTAAAGGCATTGTTAATGTTGCCGGCTTCATGGAACATGCCGTATTGCAAAGTACACGGCTCCATCTACCATTCGAAATGAGTAAAATCCTTGCACGTGCATTACAACTCGCCTATGGACGGTATAAATCATGA
- a CDS encoding DUF554 domain-containing protein, translated as MVLFGTIVNALLIIIGAFIGRFLHNIPERMKETVMYGIGLAVAVIGIQMSFESTQILIVIVSIVLGAVLGEWIDLDAKVNQLGQWIESKMPVSNKGPGIAQGFVTATLIFVVGSMAIIGAIDSGLRNDHDVLVTKGIIDGFTAIILSSTLGIGVIFSAVPVFLYQGMITLFSTQISQFIPDELLAFFITEMTATGGLMILAIGLNLIGLTKIRVANLIPGILVVGIIVTIVHFS; from the coding sequence ATGGTGCTATTCGGAACAATTGTGAATGCTTTATTGATCATTATTGGCGCATTTATCGGGCGTTTTTTGCACAATATTCCTGAACGGATGAAAGAGACCGTCATGTATGGAATTGGGCTTGCAGTAGCTGTGATAGGTATTCAAATGTCGTTTGAAAGCACACAGATCTTAATTGTCATTGTCAGTATCGTTCTTGGGGCAGTGCTTGGTGAGTGGATAGATTTAGATGCAAAGGTGAATCAGTTGGGACAATGGATTGAAAGTAAGATGCCAGTCAGTAACAAGGGTCCTGGTATTGCACAAGGTTTTGTGACGGCAACACTCATCTTTGTTGTCGGTTCAATGGCAATTATAGGTGCAATCGATAGTGGTTTAAGAAATGACCATGATGTCCTCGTTACAAAAGGAATTATTGATGGTTTCACGGCCATTATTTTAAGCTCAACATTAGGTATTGGTGTAATATTTTCCGCAGTACCTGTATTTTTATATCAGGGAATGATTACATTATTTTCAACTCAAATTAGTCAATTCATACCGGATGAATTATTGGCTTTCTTTATAACAGAAATGACTGCAACGGGGGGCTTAATGATTTTAGCAATTGGCTTGAATTTGATTGGTTTGACTAAAATAAGAGTAGCGAATTTGATACCGGGTATATTGGTTGTAGGAATCATTGTCACGATTGTCCACTTTTCATGA
- a CDS encoding ParB/RepB/Spo0J family partition protein — protein sequence MAKGLGKGLNALFPGESLAKAESVEHIHVKSIKANPYQPRKTFDKEAIQELSASIKEHGILQPIILRKVGTTYEIVVGERRFRAAKMAGLQEVPAVVRVLTDEETMEFAILENLQREDLTPIEEAEAYYNLMDRLALTQEQLAFRLGKSRPHIANHVRLLSLPEKVRNYISESKLSMGQGRTLLGLRKKEQINLVAERVLKEGLNVRQLERLVQRMNEDVPRETKSEKRPDLFLAERESSLREYFGTNVSIKKTKNKGKIEIEFFSEDDLERILDLLNE from the coding sequence ATGGCTAAAGGCCTTGGCAAAGGTTTGAATGCTTTATTTCCCGGAGAGTCGCTGGCAAAAGCAGAATCTGTTGAACATATTCATGTGAAAAGTATTAAAGCTAATCCATATCAGCCTAGGAAAACCTTCGATAAAGAGGCTATTCAAGAATTAAGTGCTTCCATCAAAGAACATGGTATTCTTCAACCGATTATTTTACGGAAAGTGGGCACGACCTATGAAATTGTTGTAGGTGAAAGACGTTTTCGTGCCGCTAAAATGGCAGGACTTCAGGAAGTTCCAGCAGTTGTCCGTGTATTAACTGATGAAGAGACGATGGAGTTTGCTATTTTGGAAAACTTACAGAGGGAAGATTTAACACCAATTGAAGAGGCGGAAGCCTATTATAACTTGATGGATCGTCTTGCTCTGACCCAGGAGCAACTGGCTTTTAGACTCGGCAAAAGTAGGCCGCATATCGCGAATCATGTTCGTTTGCTGTCATTGCCTGAAAAAGTTAGAAACTATATATCGGAAAGTAAATTATCCATGGGGCAAGGCAGAACTTTGTTAGGCTTGCGTAAAAAAGAGCAAATAAATTTAGTAGCTGAACGTGTATTAAAAGAAGGGTTAAACGTTCGTCAGCTTGAAAGACTTGTGCAAAGAATGAATGAAGATGTTCCACGTGAAACAAAGTCTGAGAAAAGACCGGATTTGTTTTTAGCTGAACGTGAATCGTCATTACGTGAGTATTTCGGTACGAACGTATCTATTAAAAAAACAAAGAATAAGGGTAAAATTGAAATAGAATTCTTTTCTGAGGATGATCTCGAGCGGATTTTAGACTTATTGAATGAATGA
- a CDS encoding AAA family ATPase, whose protein sequence is MGRIIAIANQKGGVGKTTTSVNLSACLAHLGKKVLLIDTDPQGNATSGVGVNKGEIQKCIYDILIDDVDIQEVIHSTKVDNLDIIPATISLAGAEIELVSTISREVRMKHAIQEVKDSYDYIIIDCPPSLGLLTINALTASDSIVIPVQCEYYALEGLSQLLSTIRLVQKHLNEALMIDGVLLTMFDARTNLGIQVIDEVKKYFQDKVYKTIIPRNVRLSEAPSHGEPIIIYDSRSRGAEVYLELAKEVVHNG, encoded by the coding sequence GTGGGGAGAATTATAGCAATCGCTAACCAAAAGGGAGGCGTCGGAAAAACGACAACATCCGTAAATCTAAGTGCTTGTCTTGCACATTTAGGCAAAAAAGTCCTTTTAATAGACACCGATCCACAAGGAAATGCAACAAGTGGTGTAGGGGTCAATAAAGGAGAAATACAAAAATGCATTTATGATATTTTAATTGATGATGTAGATATTCAAGAAGTTATTCATTCAACAAAAGTGGATAATCTTGATATTATACCGGCGACAATTTCGTTAGCGGGTGCAGAAATTGAACTTGTTTCAACCATTTCAAGGGAAGTACGAATGAAACATGCGATTCAAGAAGTAAAGGATTCATATGATTATATTATTATTGATTGCCCTCCATCCCTTGGCTTGCTGACAATTAACGCGTTAACTGCGTCGGATTCAATTGTGATTCCGGTTCAGTGTGAATATTATGCACTTGAGGGACTGAGTCAGCTGCTTAGCACTATTCGACTCGTGCAAAAACATTTGAATGAAGCTTTGATGATTGATGGCGTGTTGTTGACGATGTTTGATGCACGTACAAATCTAGGCATTCAAGTCATTGATGAAGTGAAAAAGTATTTTCAAGATAAGGTTTATAAAACAATCATTCCAAGGAATGTACGATTAAGTGAAGCACCGAGTCACGGCGAACCAATCATTATTTATGACTCAAGATCTCGGGGCGCAGAAGTATATTTAGAGCTGGCAAAGGAAGTGGTACACAATGGCTAA